In Pseudoalteromonas piratica, the genomic stretch GCTATTTCAGTACGTGATGCCTTTTCGATTGAAGAAGACATTACAGCGGCTTACGTAAAAGCGAATTTTGCCGGTGACGGCTTCCGCGGTAATGTTGGTCTACGTATTGTCGATACCGATATTCTTTCGGTAGGTGAAATCAATAATGTGCCAGGCGAAGTTGAGAAATCCTATACTAACTACTTGCCAAGTGTGAATGTGGTAATGGATCTATCGCAAGATCTTATTTTCCGTGTCGCAGCCGGTTCAACGGTTTCACGACCTGATTACGATGATATGAAAGTTGCTGATATTATTTCCGAAAGCTTTCAAACTGCTAATGTGGGTAGCCCTGAACTAAATCCTTACAAGTCTGATCAATATGATATGGGCTTAGAATATTACTTTAATCCTTCATCAATTGTGGGGGCGACCTTCTTCATTAAAAATATTAGCGATTATATTGAACAAACAACAGCACAAGAAGATTACCCTGGTTGTGGTCCTAATTGTTTGGTTACTCGGTCTCGTAATGTGGGCACTGCGGATGTAAGAGGTATTGAGCTACAGTATCAACACGATTTTGGTAACGGGTTTGGTACCCAGTTTAATTACACTTACACAGATAGCGCGCGCACAAACTCAGCGGGTGAGCAAGTACCAATTGAAGAAGTGTCTAAGAATTCATTTAATTTATCAGGCTATTTCGAAAATGATATGTTCAGTGTGCGTTTAGCATATAACTACCGTGATGATTGGGTTCGCCAATATAATGGCAGTAGCTTAGATAGTTTAAATGATGCGTATGACCAGCTAGATGCATCCGTTATCTGGCATGTTACTGAAAATGTTGACCTCTCTTTTGAAGCGGTAAACTTACTTAATGAAGCCCTGGTACTGCGTCAACCAAAAGCAGGCAATATTGTACACAGCGTTGATGAATTTGGTACACGTTACTTTGTTGGTGCAAGTATTCGTTTCTAAATAAATGATGTGAGGCGAAATGCCTCATTTCTTGCACGTTTTTGGCTGTGTTAGCTGTTGTCAGTCAACGCAACACGCCCTTCACCGGTCTAACACAGATGAGCAAATATTAATCGTTGTTGCGATTAGTGTTAGGCTCGTGTTCCCCTAAGGCAAGCCGCCCAGTTTGCCTTATCTCGCATTCCTTGCAGTAGAAAAATCAAAAGCCAATTTGTAAATAGAAAGTTAAAAATAATAAGTAAATTGTATTGACTAAATTTTAACCTGGCGTTAGGGTGAAGAGTATTAAGCCATTGTAAGGCAAGCAGTCGTGTCGTTTTGGTTTAATCAAGAAGATGCAATCGCAACGCATCCTGACAAAAACTTTTACCGATTAAACTCGTGTAACCAAATAAGAAGGACAACCCAATGCATCATGCAAAATTGACCACATGTGCACTTGCGGTACTGCTTAGCTGCAATGCAAATGCCGGTACAGGCATTCAAGATTTCTTAGATTCTTTGCGTAATTTTGAATCAGGTATCAACCCTAATCTGGCTGACTTTTATTTAGAAAACCTCAACAACCCAGTTTACAACTATGCACGAGTAAGTGCGCCAGGTCGCATGATTCGTGACTGTGCAACGGGCAGTATGATCCCAGAGCCAACCACGATAAATGATTTTTTTTCCAAACTGGGCGTTGATGGCTTTTACAATTCGCAAACACCTTATGACCCAGAAATGTTTAAAAGCATGCAATACAACTCGATGAATGCGTGGGGGTTTGTTGGTTATCAACTAGGTGAAGCCGTGTTAATTGATGCTGGTTACTATAGCCCTAAAGTGGTAAATGTGGATGGTGTGGAGTACGACAGCTTTTATGTGTTTGTGGATGATTCCACTTGGGCTGGCTGCAAAACGGAAGCATTGGTTGAGATTGTCGGTTCCGGTGGCAATAAAATTTTGGCAACGGATGTGAATAATTGGCAAGGTACATTTGTTGGTAAGAATGGCGTTAATTCATTCGCAGATTTAATCAAACCTGAAAAACAAGAATTAGTGATCCGCGATGCAATGCACTTTAACTATGGCGTGATGACACAATTATTAGGTGATGCCAATATGACATGGGCAGACGCCCTTGCTAAAAGTTGGCCAGGTGTGGATGACAGCGGCAATCCAATTCAAGTGCAAGCAACGATGTCGGGCTTACTTGCAGCAGCGCATTTACGTGGCGCATGGGGGACTGCACGTTTACTTACCAAAGATGAAATTACCTGCGATGAGCTAGGCACGTGTATCACTAAATACGTGCATAAATTTGGCGGTTACAACACTATTTTTGACACGCCAGCAAATGACACCATAGAAGGGTCAAGTTATGCCGAGACTCTGTCAGCAGGCTGGGGGAGTGACTTAGTAATCCTTGGCGGCGGCTCAGATATATTAGCGTTACACGAAAGTGACAACGCTGTCACGACTGTGCAAGGCTTTACTGTTGGGGATGACTTTATCGTTCTTCGCGATTGGCAAGCTACATCGCCTTTGGATAACTTACAAATAGCTGATACCGCGCAAGGGGCTGAACTCAGCTTTGCTAACCAACGAGTGATCATTGAAGGGATCAGTGCAGCTGATGTTAATGCAAATCCAACAGCGGTGATTGCAGAGTCTAAAATTTATGAAATTGCCTGGTCGGGTAAGCAGGTTGTTAATAACTTTAATCCTAAACTTGATAAAATTCGCGGTACGGCAGGCATTGGCTTCAAACATTTAAAAGCATATGAAACAGACACAGCATTAGTTGTTGGAGTGCAAGCGGCTGATGGGGGCATATATAGTTCGGTAGAACTAAATGGCTTAACCATTGCTGATTTAACTCCAGATATGTTTGATAATGTCACTGGAGGATACGATCGGTTAGGTTTTATCGTACCGCTAACAAGTCAAAATTGGGGTTGGAATAGCGTACTGACCGTAAATAGCTTCGACCCGCTTAAAACTGTGATTAGTATGCCTCTGTTTAATTACAGCTTCTCAATGTTAGTGCTAACACAAGAAGGTGCAGATACTGTCATTACCCTCGATGCAGCTGCTTCGCAAGGCGATCAAAAACGCTTGGTGCTCAAAAATACTGATGTTACATCCTTGAGTGAAGCTAATTTTGCCTTTGTGAATGGCAGCTTTAGCGATGCCATTATTGATATACCGGTTTATTATTCAGTGACTACCTCGGTTGTAGGTCAGGGCGGTGCAATTTCACCTTCACCTGATGCAAATGGAGTGTTAAGCGCCAAAGGAAACAGTGATTTTACCGTTAACTTTGTTGCTGATGCTGGCTACCGAGTTGCAAGTGTTACTGTCGATGGTGTATCAGTTGAAGTTGCCAATGCCTATACATTTGCATCAATCAGTAGCAATCACTCAATTGTTGTGAGCTTTGAACAAGGTGTTTCTTGTCCCGCACCTTGGGATTCGGCAAAAGTGTATACCGGTGGCATGCAGGTGACCTATCAAGGCAAAATCTATGAAGCGAAATGGTGGTCTCAAAATAATTTACCTACCGCAGGCGATCCATGGCGTTTTGTGAGTGATTGCCAATAATGAGTTGAAGGTTTAAAAAGTGATGCATTTGCATCACTTTTTTTGCATGGAATGTAAAGATTAAAAACCAAATACACTGATGTGAATACCCAAGCCATTGTTAAAACCGTTATCTGCAAAATAGTTTGAATAATTTAATTGAATATGAACATCTTGAGTGAGTTGGTATTCGATAAAACCTTTTGCATACATTGAGCTTTCAAAATCGTTTAATTCTTGGCTTTCACATGAGTCGCAACGAAACACTGAGCGCTCAATATTGTTGTAACGATAACCACCCAATATGCCGAAAGATAATCTATCCAAACTGGCTGGAGAGAACTTTAGCCCAGCTTCTGCATACATGCCAAACCCTGAAATAGACGATTCTTTGTTGCTGACTTGACCGGTAAATTCATTTTTTACGGTTTGAACAAAAGGCGCATTATCATCCATATACATGTAATCTAAACCTGTTGCAAATTGAATGTAAGGCAGAGGCTCGCCTTTGTAATAAAGACCAATAGCATGTGCGTTACCTCCTTCAATGAGCGGTCCATCAGTGGCTGTGCGATAATCACTTGCCGTTAGACTTTGATAACTTACACCGATTGAATAATCATAAAAGTTAATGTCACTTTTTGCGTTAGCATTTGCTGCGATTAAACAAAGCGAAATGCTCATAGTGCTAAGTAGTTTCATAATTTTTCTCCTAAAAAGTACTACAGTTGCGCACTAGGTGCACATAGTGTTCGCTGTCACGGTTGCTGTAGAAAATAATGCTGTTTTGATACTGGTACTGATAACTTGCGTTATCGTTACGCGGTGATGGCGTACTGCTCCACACTTCACCAAATGGAATATTCTTAAAGGCAAACGGGTTAAGCGGTGGTTCTTCACAGGCAAGCTCAATATTCTGTTGTAGCTCTTTTATACTCGGAAGACGCCAAGGGTTGGTATTGGCATTGGTATCGTTTAAATCGTTAGCAGCTTCAAAGGCTTGCTGCCAATTTAGCTTTTCTGGCTGACCTTGTTCACAATTATCACCACTAAGGCCGACTACGCATTTCTGCCAAATTAATCCAGTTAATGTATCAAGTACATTACCTTCACTGTCTTGTTTATAACGGTGACTTGGTGCTGTATTAACCTCGATGCTGTTGCAACGTTGTTGCGTGGCAAATAAACGACGATTAGTGGTCAATTGTTCTGCTTCCGTCGGGGCAGAAAATCGATTAATTAACCTATTTTGACCTCGCACTGCGCGAATATGACGGGTAGTCGAACTGACACCGCCAGCAACGCGACCGACACTAAAGTCAACAGCCCAAATACTGCCTTCGTCGTCTACATCTAAGCTGTTTGTCCAGTAAAAGCTGGATTTTGTATGTGGAAAATAATTTACATCGATTGCTGGCGTGAATGTGTTGTAGTTAACCAGTTCTTGCAATTCTATCTTGCTAGGTAAGCGCCAATCGTTAAAGCCGCAAAGTGCTGCTTGGTTTAGTCGCGCTAGGTAACTTTGGCTATCACATTCTCGGTCACATTCCCCCCCATTTGTTGTGGAAAATGCAGGATAATTATCGTCACGGTAACTGTAAGTATGTGAGGCATCTTGTAAATCGCCTGCTCCTGGAAATGTTTTAACTTCCCAAATTAAGCCGCTCACATTATCCATTACACAAGCATGTGGAAGCATATTATTGTCAGAAGTGTTGCCATTCGTATCTAACTTTTTAAAGCTGAAGCCTGCATGACCATCATCATTACTTTGCTCAATATCAGCACCGACATCACAATCTTGTAAAAAGCCGGATTGCCCATTGCAATTAGGAAAGTTTCCTTCAGGATAATCACCAGCTAATAACGAACCAGTGTCGTTAAACTCAATTTGCATTTCATCACAACTGCACTCTCCATCGCACATTGGCAAATCAAAGTTGATCGTGTTGGTCTCTTCCAAAGTGGTATTTGAAGGTGATGAAGCAACCTCATCAACCGCCTCATATTTACATGATGCAAGCAGCAATATGCTTGTAATTAAACAAACGGTTTTAACAATAAGGGCTTTGAAAATACGTGAGGTCATACATGTGCTCCCTCCAAATCATCTAAAGTGCAAGGTGCAAAATTAAAACCATTACAGTCTTTCGTGTCTCATTAAGCTAGCAAGTAACTATCTGCCTGATAGACTTAACTTATTGTTTAATAGTCATATTAAATGCTTTTTTAAAGGTTGTATTAATTCAATTACAACCATGGCGTTGGTAAAGCAGGCTTAACAAAACGGAATAATATTTTGCAATTCGATTTCTACTTATTTGCAAAATGCGAAGCATTATCTGAATGCGATGACAGCTTTGAACTTAAGCTAAAAGCGTAAGTTGTATAGAAGGAGATCTAATAACTACTTGATTTTATGTGTTTTATTGTTGTTTTGTTGAGTGTTCGGGTCGATTGCCTTGCTACTTTGGATTGGTAATTGCGTAGTTGTTTCCTAGCGTGATGCGTTTTCACTGCTTTAAGTGCTATTCCATCACACACCTCAATTACGTTAGCAATCTATTAGGAGCCGTTATGGAATCAGTCGACCCCATGTTAATTGCGTTTCTACCTAAAGACATCCGCAATATGTTTTTCCCATATGCAAGTGTGCAACTTGCTTCACTTGTGCTCAATCTTGTCATTGGATTTGTAATGGCGAGCATTATTGGGGCACATTTTCGAAAATATGCCAGCGCATTTTGTAATCGCCAAGACTTCTCGCGTTTATTCCCATTATTAATGCTCAGTGTGATCTTAATTATTACAGTGGTTAAGGCATCACTCGCATTAGCACTCGGTTTAGTCGGTGCGCTTTCGATAGTGCGGTTTAGAACACCGATAAAAGAACCTGAAGAGCTACTCTACCTATTTTTAAACATTGGTGTCGCGGTGGCGCTTGGTGCAGGTCAAACCCTCGCAGCGGTTGTGGCATGTTTTGTAACCTTACTGTTAATTGCTTGGGTTAAGAAGCGCGATAGCCAAGCAAAACAAGAAAATGGGCTGTTTTTATCGCTCAATCATCAATCAGATACAGGTTATCAAGACACGCAACTTGTATCACAGCTGAAGACATTATTGACCACTCACGCAGATCGCATTGAATTGCGACGGATCGATATTGCAGATAAGCGATTTGATGCCAGTTTTTTTATTTCTGTGAGTGATGAAAAGCAAATTGATGCCTGTATGAATGCGTTATCTAACACATACAGCGGTATAAACATTTCATTATTAGAGCAACACAATATTGCAGGAGTCTAGTTATGCGTTTAGACACAGCAAATCCACCGCAATCGCGCGCAGAGCATCTTAAATTGGTATTAAGCCTGATGCTGCTAGCTGTTTTGTTATTGCCATCCACCGGCGCGGTAAAACGCTTTTTAGTTGATAAAGGCTTTGTAGCAACAAAGCTATCAAGCAAAGAAAAAGCGATGCAGTTGGCTGCAAATGTCATTGCCTCGCCATACAGCTACTTCACTGCAAAAACAGACTTGCCACTTATTAAAGTAGATATTAAGTACCAAGACTGGCTGCAACTTGAAGAAGACAGACGCAGTGCATTTGAGCGTGGCATCATTCCTGAAAATCGTAGCCAAGTGACTGGTTCAGTGTACTTTGGTAAAGAAAAATACGCAGCAAAAGTTCGGCTGCAAGGCGATATGTTGGATCATGTAAATAAAGCCGATCGCTGGTCACTCAAAGTTGAGTTGAAGAAAAAGCAAGCCATGTTTGGTTCACGAAAATTTGCCCTTGTTGCACCCAGTGTGAGGGTAAACCAGGGCCCCAATTTGTTTGCTAAAAGCTTAGCAGTAAGTGGCTTTGATATTATCTCGCCTAAAAATATTCCGGTTAAATTAGTTGTTAATGGTGCCGATTGGGGCGTGATGCTGTTTGAACAAGCTTTTAGCCAAGATTTGTTAGCAGTCAATAATCGCACTGAAGGGCTGATAACGCGGCTTGATTTACTCGCAGAGTCGACAAATAGTAAAGGCGAAGTAACACGCACTTTAAAACCGAGAGTGTTACAACAAAAAACCATTTTAGCTAATCAGGCATTGGCAAATCAGCGGCAAATTGCACTTGCATTACTCGATGACTTTTTAACAGGCAAACGTCCCGCGAGCGATGTATTTGATGCAGCGCGTTTAGGACAGTACCTTGCGATGGTGGACTTATGGGGCGCATGGCATGCATTAACCTGGAATAATTGGCGTTGGTATTACAATCCTCATATTGCCAAGCTTGAGCCTATTCAAAGCGATGTGGCCGTGACACCTGCCGAACATATTTGGTTAATGAAACCGCCAAGTCACCGTTTTGCGTTAAGTAAAGCCATGCTTTCTGATAACCAAGTGAAAGCACATTATTTAGCAGCAAAACAGCAGCTTGTAACTACGCTTGAGTCAAAATTAATTCCTGAGCTTGAACGCTATGACAAGGCATTTATTAAGTCATTGCATCAAGACAGTCCGTTACTCGCGCCTTTTGATTATCACGTTATGAAACAACAGGCGGATTGCTGGCAAAATAATTACCTAAGTACGCAATGTAGCAAAATTGCCGAAGTGAGTAGTGAGCTTCATAAACAAATGGACAACTACCAAGCAAAAGCAAATTGGGATTTGCACAGTCGTTTAAATGAACACAATGGCGAACTTGTATGGCATGTAACTAATAGCGAAGCCGTGCCACTCACTATTAATAGCATTGAAGGAATTACAAAGCGTCAAGAAATTGCACTGCTTGAACAGATTAATGACGAATTACCTGTATCAATAGTACCTGGCGAGACACTCGCATTAAACTTGCCGGCGCGCTTAAGTGCTATTTCGGCGCGTGTTGCTTTGAAGGGTAAAAAGAGTGAAGCCTATTATTTCCAAAAAGAGACTGCGCCGCTTTCGTTTATTCCGCGCGGTGGTATGAAGCCATTTGTAAGTGAACAGTATCGTCACTTTATTGCACAAGAAGGCAATCAATGGCGTTTCAAAGCCGGTGAGTGGGAAATAAATGATTATTTAGTCACACCAGCTAATACTGACGTTATGATCCCTGCAGGCACTACGCTGAAGTTTGCACGTGATGCGGGTCTGATGGTATTTGGCAAATTTAATAGTCAAGGCACGGCAACTGCGCCGGTTGTTATGACCAGGCAACAAAACACGTCGAAATGGTCTGGGCTTAGTGTATTTGCCAATGATGAAAATACGTCACACCAAGTAGACCACCTGCACATTAGCTATGCCAGCAGCCCTAAGTTGGGTTTGTGGAAGCCGCGCGGAGCAATTTATTTTGTTAAGGGTAATGTCAATATGAACACAGTGAAAATCACTGATAACCAATCGGAAGATGGGCTTAACATTATTAACGCGAATGTGAATATTTATGACTTAACCATTAAAAATGCGCTTTCTGACGCCTTTGATTGTGACTTTTGCACTGGCGTATTGGATACCAGTGAATTTACCAATATTGGCTTTCGTTCAGGGGGAGATGGCATTGATGTGAGTGGCTCAACTCTGACAGTGAAACATGCCAAATTTAACTCGGTGCGCGATAAGGCAATTTCAGCAGGTGAACAAAGCCAGTTAATAGTAAGCGATACCCACTTTAATGATGTGAATTTTGGTTTGGTAGCAAAGGACAATTCATTGATTGAAGCACATCATGTGCGGGCATCCAATATTCAACATAAGGCCTTGATGAGCTATTCGAAAAAACGCATTTTTGGCCCTGCAGTAATGCGCGTGACAGATTATGTCTGTACCGACAGCGACTGTAATATTAAACAAACAGCCGAGCTTGGTAGTGAACTACTGGTTAATGGCTTAACCATTCGCACCGAAGCACTGGATGTAAAAAACCTCTACAACACAGTAATGAAATCGGACAAACCAAAATGAATACACAACCTAGAGAATATCGGTTTGAAGTGAAAGTGCCTGTGCCACTTAACCGATTACAAGAAGTGAATATTTGGCTACAGGCACACTCGATGTTATTTCGTAAGCATTATGCGTCTCGTGATATCAATAGCTTGTACTTGGATACGCCATTATTGGCACGTTTTGAGGAAAACTTAAGTGGTATTAGTACCCGCAAAAAAGTGCGTATTCGTTGGTATGGTGATTTAAACAATGCTGAAAAAGCAAAGTTAGAGTTTAAGCATCGGCAAGCGGGCAAAGGGTATAAAGTGATTTATGATACAAAGCTTGATTTTAGTGCCCCAGCGTTTTCTTGGCAGCATGCGCTTAAATCGGCCTATGCACAGCTGCCTGTAGATGCACAATTTTTGTGGGCAACAGAGCATAGCCCGATCATTATTTGTCGCTATCATCGTGCATATTTCATTTCAAATGATGAAAAAATTAGGGCGACCTTTGATTCTGACATTTCATCGTTTGATCAACGATATCGACAACATGCTAATTTGAACAAAGGGGTTCCTCTTGGCGATTATGTTTTGCTAGAACTTAAAACCAATGCAGAGTATGAAGCAGAGCTTAGTAATTTATTGGCAACTTGCCCGCTTAGGCCCTCTCGGCATTCAAAATATGTAAATTGTATCCGCAATTTAATGTGGCAGTAAATTGAGGTAAACCGTTATTTTATAAAGTGTATGTGTCATTAAATCCTTGCAGAATGGTAACTCCGGTAACAACATGGCCTTAATATTGGTGGAAGAGCCGATAAACACATTAATTGCCAATTTTGTCGAAAGTGATGCACCAGCATCGCTTTTTTGTATCTAATGAAAATTGACTGAAATAAATAAAAAGCTGGTGTTACGGCAAGGGCATTTAAACTTTTTCAGCGGGTTGTTATTATTCAAC encodes the following:
- a CDS encoding carbohydrate-binding protein → MHHAKLTTCALAVLLSCNANAGTGIQDFLDSLRNFESGINPNLADFYLENLNNPVYNYARVSAPGRMIRDCATGSMIPEPTTINDFFSKLGVDGFYNSQTPYDPEMFKSMQYNSMNAWGFVGYQLGEAVLIDAGYYSPKVVNVDGVEYDSFYVFVDDSTWAGCKTEALVEIVGSGGNKILATDVNNWQGTFVGKNGVNSFADLIKPEKQELVIRDAMHFNYGVMTQLLGDANMTWADALAKSWPGVDDSGNPIQVQATMSGLLAAAHLRGAWGTARLLTKDEITCDELGTCITKYVHKFGGYNTIFDTPANDTIEGSSYAETLSAGWGSDLVILGGGSDILALHESDNAVTTVQGFTVGDDFIVLRDWQATSPLDNLQIADTAQGAELSFANQRVIIEGISAADVNANPTAVIAESKIYEIAWSGKQVVNNFNPKLDKIRGTAGIGFKHLKAYETDTALVVGVQAADGGIYSSVELNGLTIADLTPDMFDNVTGGYDRLGFIVPLTSQNWGWNSVLTVNSFDPLKTVISMPLFNYSFSMLVLTQEGADTVITLDAAASQGDQKRLVLKNTDVTSLSEANFAFVNGSFSDAIIDIPVYYSVTTSVVGQGGAISPSPDANGVLSAKGNSDFTVNFVADAGYRVASVTVDGVSVEVANAYTFASISSNHSIVVSFEQGVSCPAPWDSAKVYTGGMQVTYQGKIYEAKWWSQNNLPTAGDPWRFVSDCQ
- a CDS encoding Lcl C-terminal domain-containing protein — encoded protein: MTSRIFKALIVKTVCLITSILLLASCKYEAVDEVASSPSNTTLEETNTINFDLPMCDGECSCDEMQIEFNDTGSLLAGDYPEGNFPNCNGQSGFLQDCDVGADIEQSNDDGHAGFSFKKLDTNGNTSDNNMLPHACVMDNVSGLIWEVKTFPGAGDLQDASHTYSYRDDNYPAFSTTNGGECDRECDSQSYLARLNQAALCGFNDWRLPSKIELQELVNYNTFTPAIDVNYFPHTKSSFYWTNSLDVDDEGSIWAVDFSVGRVAGGVSSTTRHIRAVRGQNRLINRFSAPTEAEQLTTNRRLFATQQRCNSIEVNTAPSHRYKQDSEGNVLDTLTGLIWQKCVVGLSGDNCEQGQPEKLNWQQAFEAANDLNDTNANTNPWRLPSIKELQQNIELACEEPPLNPFAFKNIPFGEVWSSTPSPRNDNASYQYQYQNSIIFYSNRDSEHYVHLVRNCSTF
- a CDS encoding DUF4956 domain-containing protein, giving the protein MESVDPMLIAFLPKDIRNMFFPYASVQLASLVLNLVIGFVMASIIGAHFRKYASAFCNRQDFSRLFPLLMLSVILIITVVKASLALALGLVGALSIVRFRTPIKEPEELLYLFLNIGVAVALGAGQTLAAVVACFVTLLLIAWVKKRDSQAKQENGLFLSLNHQSDTGYQDTQLVSQLKTLLTTHADRIELRRIDIADKRFDASFFISVSDEKQIDACMNALSNTYSGINISLLEQHNIAGV
- a CDS encoding CotH family protein: MRLDTANPPQSRAEHLKLVLSLMLLAVLLLPSTGAVKRFLVDKGFVATKLSSKEKAMQLAANVIASPYSYFTAKTDLPLIKVDIKYQDWLQLEEDRRSAFERGIIPENRSQVTGSVYFGKEKYAAKVRLQGDMLDHVNKADRWSLKVELKKKQAMFGSRKFALVAPSVRVNQGPNLFAKSLAVSGFDIISPKNIPVKLVVNGADWGVMLFEQAFSQDLLAVNNRTEGLITRLDLLAESTNSKGEVTRTLKPRVLQQKTILANQALANQRQIALALLDDFLTGKRPASDVFDAARLGQYLAMVDLWGAWHALTWNNWRWYYNPHIAKLEPIQSDVAVTPAEHIWLMKPPSHRFALSKAMLSDNQVKAHYLAAKQQLVTTLESKLIPELERYDKAFIKSLHQDSPLLAPFDYHVMKQQADCWQNNYLSTQCSKIAEVSSELHKQMDNYQAKANWDLHSRLNEHNGELVWHVTNSEAVPLTINSIEGITKRQEIALLEQINDELPVSIVPGETLALNLPARLSAISARVALKGKKSEAYYFQKETAPLSFIPRGGMKPFVSEQYRHFIAQEGNQWRFKAGEWEINDYLVTPANTDVMIPAGTTLKFARDAGLMVFGKFNSQGTATAPVVMTRQQNTSKWSGLSVFANDENTSHQVDHLHISYASSPKLGLWKPRGAIYFVKGNVNMNTVKITDNQSEDGLNIINANVNIYDLTIKNALSDAFDCDFCTGVLDTSEFTNIGFRSGGDGIDVSGSTLTVKHAKFNSVRDKAISAGEQSQLIVSDTHFNDVNFGLVAKDNSLIEAHHVRASNIQHKALMSYSKKRIFGPAVMRVTDYVCTDSDCNIKQTAELGSELLVNGLTIRTEALDVKNLYNTVMKSDKPK
- a CDS encoding polyphosphate polymerase domain-containing protein — translated: MNTQPREYRFEVKVPVPLNRLQEVNIWLQAHSMLFRKHYASRDINSLYLDTPLLARFEENLSGISTRKKVRIRWYGDLNNAEKAKLEFKHRQAGKGYKVIYDTKLDFSAPAFSWQHALKSAYAQLPVDAQFLWATEHSPIIICRYHRAYFISNDEKIRATFDSDISSFDQRYRQHANLNKGVPLGDYVLLELKTNAEYEAELSNLLATCPLRPSRHSKYVNCIRNLMWQ